From Xiphophorus couchianus chromosome 23, X_couchianus-1.0, whole genome shotgun sequence, one genomic window encodes:
- the maea gene encoding E3 ubiquitin-protein transferase MAEA isoform X3 gives MLQFCSQSNRVYRNISASCACVRSITVSMATSARPALTGGGFVRSFQAAESIQAEDESAKLCKRRIEHLKEHSSDQPGSVNLWKKKRMDRMMVEHLLRCGYYNTAVKLARQSGIEDLVNIEMFLTAKEVEESLERQETATCLAWCHDNKSRLRKMKSCLEFSLRIQEFIELIRQNKRMDAVRHARKHFSQAEGGQLDEVRQVMGMLAFPSDTHISPYKDLLDPARWKMLIQQFRYDNYRLHQLGNNSVFTITLQAGLSAIKTPQCYKEDSSSKNPDCPVCSKSLNKLAQPLPMAHCANSRLVCKISGEVMNENNPPMMLPNGYVYGYNSLLSIRQDDKVVCPRTKEVFSFSQAEKVYIM, from the exons atgttgcagttttgttcCCAGTCGAACCGAGTCTACAGGAATATCAG TGCTTCCTGCGCATGCGTACGTTCCATTACCGTCTCCATGGCGACGTCAGCACGTCCTGCGCTGACAGGCGGCGGTTTTGTTCGTTCATTCCAA GCTGCTGAGTCGATTCAAGCGGAGGATGAGAGCGCCAAGCTGTGTAAGCGGCGCATCGAGCACCTGAAGGAGCACAGCAGCGACCAGCCGGGTTCGGTCAACCTGTGGAAGAAGAAACGAATGGACCGCATGATGGTGGAGCATCTGCTGCGCTGCGGCTACTACAACACCGCCGTCAAGCTGGCCAGGCAGAGCGGCATAGAG GATCTGGTGAACATCGAGATGTTCCTCACagcaaaggaggtggaggagtcTTTGGAGAGGCAGGAAACGGCCACCTGCCTCGCCTGGTGCCATGACAACAAGTCCCGCCTCCGCAAGATGAAG agctgTCTGGAATTTAGTCTGAGAATTCAGGAGTTTATTGAGCTCATCAGACAGAACAAGCGCATGGATGCAGTGCG ACATGCAAGGAAGCATTTCAGCCAGGCAGAAGGAGGGCAGCTGGATGAGGTCCGGCAGGTGATGGGCATGCTGGCCTTCCCATCAGATACACACATCTCCCCCTACAAG GATCTTCTGGACCCGGCTCGCTGGAAGATGCTGATCCAGCAGTTCAGATACGACAACTACAGACTCCACCAGCTGGGAAACAACTCTGTGTTCACCATCACCCTGCAGGCCGGGCTGTCCGCCATCAAGACTCC TCAGTGCTACAAGGAGGACAGCTCCTCTAAAAACCCAGACTGCCCCGTTTGCAGCAAGTCTCTGAACAAGTTGGCGCAGCCGCTGCCGATGGCTCACTGCGCCAACTCCAGGCTGGTGTGTAAGATCTCTGGGGAGGTGATGAACGAGAACAACCCGCCCATGATGCTGCCCAACGGATACGTCTACGGCTACAAC TCCCTGCTGTCCATCCGCCAGGACGACAAAGTGGTCTGTCCCAGAACCAAAGAGGTGTTCAGCTTCTCTCAGGCAGAGAAGGTCTACATCATGTGA
- the maea gene encoding E3 ubiquitin-protein transferase MAEA isoform X2 — MVALPFWSRRDSPAKGENQANLNPAADPVRGAGSGWFWAVGGLGKRFGVLAQCHQIPAASVRFKMASRRNRRRLPHTRTAPPSHRAGLRHRRTRSNDSASTPRPAVPYETLNKRFRAAQKNIDRETSHVTMVVAELEKTLSSFPVVDSVVSLLDGVVEKLSALKRKAAESIQAEDESAKLCKRRIEHLKEHSSDQPGSVNLWKKKRMDRMMVEHLLRCGYYNTAVKLARQSGIEDLVNIEMFLTAKEVEESLERQETATCLAWCHDNKSRLRKMKSCLEFSLRIQEFIELIRQNKRMDAVRHARKHFSQAEGGQLDEVRQVMGMLAFPSDTHISPYKDLLDPARWKMLIQQFRYDNYRLHQLGNNSVFTITLQAGLSAIKTPYPSLPLASCKLPL, encoded by the exons ATGGTTGCGCTTCCTTTCTGGAGCAGACGTGATTCGCCTGCTAAGGGTGAAAACCAGGCGAACCTAAACCCAGCAGCCGACCCGGTCCGTGGAGCTGGTTCGGGGTGGTTCTGGGCGGTTGGGGGTTTGGGGAAGCGGTTCGGCGTGTTAGCGCAGTGTCATCAGATTCCTGCCGCCTCTGTGCGCTTCAAAATGGCCAGCAGGAGAAACCGCCGCCGGCTGCCGCACACACGCACCGCTCCTCCATCCCACCGAGCGGGACTGCGACACCGGCGGACCCGGTCCAATGACAGCGCCTCCACACCCAGACCCGCG GTTCCGTATGAGACCCTGAACAAGCGGTTCCGAGCGGCCCAGAAGAACATCGACCGGGAGACGAGTCACGTGACCATGGTGGTGGCGGAGCTGGAGAAGACGCTCAGCAGCTTCCCGGTGGTTGACTCCGTGGTGTCGCTGCTGGACGGAGTGGTGGAGAAACTCAGCGCCCTGAAGAGGAAG GCTGCTGAGTCGATTCAAGCGGAGGATGAGAGCGCCAAGCTGTGTAAGCGGCGCATCGAGCACCTGAAGGAGCACAGCAGCGACCAGCCGGGTTCGGTCAACCTGTGGAAGAAGAAACGAATGGACCGCATGATGGTGGAGCATCTGCTGCGCTGCGGCTACTACAACACCGCCGTCAAGCTGGCCAGGCAGAGCGGCATAGAG GATCTGGTGAACATCGAGATGTTCCTCACagcaaaggaggtggaggagtcTTTGGAGAGGCAGGAAACGGCCACCTGCCTCGCCTGGTGCCATGACAACAAGTCCCGCCTCCGCAAGATGAAG agctgTCTGGAATTTAGTCTGAGAATTCAGGAGTTTATTGAGCTCATCAGACAGAACAAGCGCATGGATGCAGTGCG ACATGCAAGGAAGCATTTCAGCCAGGCAGAAGGAGGGCAGCTGGATGAGGTCCGGCAGGTGATGGGCATGCTGGCCTTCCCATCAGATACACACATCTCCCCCTACAAG GATCTTCTGGACCCGGCTCGCTGGAAGATGCTGATCCAGCAGTTCAGATACGACAACTACAGACTCCACCAGCTGGGAAACAACTCTGTGTTCACCATCACCCTGCAGGCCGGGCTGTCCGCCATCAAGACTCCGTATCCTTCACTCCCACTGGCTTCCTGCAAACTTCCACTCTGA
- the maea gene encoding E3 ubiquitin-protein transferase MAEA isoform X4, with amino-acid sequence MATSARPALTGGGFVRSFQAAESIQAEDESAKLCKRRIEHLKEHSSDQPGSVNLWKKKRMDRMMVEHLLRCGYYNTAVKLARQSGIEDLVNIEMFLTAKEVEESLERQETATCLAWCHDNKSRLRKMKSCLEFSLRIQEFIELIRQNKRMDAVRHARKHFSQAEGGQLDEVRQVMGMLAFPSDTHISPYKDLLDPARWKMLIQQFRYDNYRLHQLGNNSVFTITLQAGLSAIKTPQCYKEDSSSKNPDCPVCSKSLNKLAQPLPMAHCANSRLVCKISGEVMNENNPPMMLPNGYVYGYNSLLSIRQDDKVVCPRTKEVFSFSQAEKVYIM; translated from the exons ATGGCGACGTCAGCACGTCCTGCGCTGACAGGCGGCGGTTTTGTTCGTTCATTCCAA GCTGCTGAGTCGATTCAAGCGGAGGATGAGAGCGCCAAGCTGTGTAAGCGGCGCATCGAGCACCTGAAGGAGCACAGCAGCGACCAGCCGGGTTCGGTCAACCTGTGGAAGAAGAAACGAATGGACCGCATGATGGTGGAGCATCTGCTGCGCTGCGGCTACTACAACACCGCCGTCAAGCTGGCCAGGCAGAGCGGCATAGAG GATCTGGTGAACATCGAGATGTTCCTCACagcaaaggaggtggaggagtcTTTGGAGAGGCAGGAAACGGCCACCTGCCTCGCCTGGTGCCATGACAACAAGTCCCGCCTCCGCAAGATGAAG agctgTCTGGAATTTAGTCTGAGAATTCAGGAGTTTATTGAGCTCATCAGACAGAACAAGCGCATGGATGCAGTGCG ACATGCAAGGAAGCATTTCAGCCAGGCAGAAGGAGGGCAGCTGGATGAGGTCCGGCAGGTGATGGGCATGCTGGCCTTCCCATCAGATACACACATCTCCCCCTACAAG GATCTTCTGGACCCGGCTCGCTGGAAGATGCTGATCCAGCAGTTCAGATACGACAACTACAGACTCCACCAGCTGGGAAACAACTCTGTGTTCACCATCACCCTGCAGGCCGGGCTGTCCGCCATCAAGACTCC TCAGTGCTACAAGGAGGACAGCTCCTCTAAAAACCCAGACTGCCCCGTTTGCAGCAAGTCTCTGAACAAGTTGGCGCAGCCGCTGCCGATGGCTCACTGCGCCAACTCCAGGCTGGTGTGTAAGATCTCTGGGGAGGTGATGAACGAGAACAACCCGCCCATGATGCTGCCCAACGGATACGTCTACGGCTACAAC TCCCTGCTGTCCATCCGCCAGGACGACAAAGTGGTCTGTCCCAGAACCAAAGAGGTGTTCAGCTTCTCTCAGGCAGAGAAGGTCTACATCATGTGA
- the maea gene encoding E3 ubiquitin-protein transferase MAEA isoform X1, whose amino-acid sequence MAVQETAAQLSMALKVQEYPTLKVPYETLNKRFRAAQKNIDRETSHVTMVVAELEKTLSSFPVVDSVVSLLDGVVEKLSALKRKAAESIQAEDESAKLCKRRIEHLKEHSSDQPGSVNLWKKKRMDRMMVEHLLRCGYYNTAVKLARQSGIEDLVNIEMFLTAKEVEESLERQETATCLAWCHDNKSRLRKMKSCLEFSLRIQEFIELIRQNKRMDAVRHARKHFSQAEGGQLDEVRQVMGMLAFPSDTHISPYKDLLDPARWKMLIQQFRYDNYRLHQLGNNSVFTITLQAGLSAIKTPQCYKEDSSSKNPDCPVCSKSLNKLAQPLPMAHCANSRLVCKISGEVMNENNPPMMLPNGYVYGYNSLLSIRQDDKVVCPRTKEVFSFSQAEKVYIM is encoded by the exons ATGGCGGTGCAGGAGACAGCAGCCCAGCTGTCCATGGCTCTGAAGGTCCAGGAATATCCCACCCTGAAG GTTCCGTATGAGACCCTGAACAAGCGGTTCCGAGCGGCCCAGAAGAACATCGACCGGGAGACGAGTCACGTGACCATGGTGGTGGCGGAGCTGGAGAAGACGCTCAGCAGCTTCCCGGTGGTTGACTCCGTGGTGTCGCTGCTGGACGGAGTGGTGGAGAAACTCAGCGCCCTGAAGAGGAAG GCTGCTGAGTCGATTCAAGCGGAGGATGAGAGCGCCAAGCTGTGTAAGCGGCGCATCGAGCACCTGAAGGAGCACAGCAGCGACCAGCCGGGTTCGGTCAACCTGTGGAAGAAGAAACGAATGGACCGCATGATGGTGGAGCATCTGCTGCGCTGCGGCTACTACAACACCGCCGTCAAGCTGGCCAGGCAGAGCGGCATAGAG GATCTGGTGAACATCGAGATGTTCCTCACagcaaaggaggtggaggagtcTTTGGAGAGGCAGGAAACGGCCACCTGCCTCGCCTGGTGCCATGACAACAAGTCCCGCCTCCGCAAGATGAAG agctgTCTGGAATTTAGTCTGAGAATTCAGGAGTTTATTGAGCTCATCAGACAGAACAAGCGCATGGATGCAGTGCG ACATGCAAGGAAGCATTTCAGCCAGGCAGAAGGAGGGCAGCTGGATGAGGTCCGGCAGGTGATGGGCATGCTGGCCTTCCCATCAGATACACACATCTCCCCCTACAAG GATCTTCTGGACCCGGCTCGCTGGAAGATGCTGATCCAGCAGTTCAGATACGACAACTACAGACTCCACCAGCTGGGAAACAACTCTGTGTTCACCATCACCCTGCAGGCCGGGCTGTCCGCCATCAAGACTCC TCAGTGCTACAAGGAGGACAGCTCCTCTAAAAACCCAGACTGCCCCGTTTGCAGCAAGTCTCTGAACAAGTTGGCGCAGCCGCTGCCGATGGCTCACTGCGCCAACTCCAGGCTGGTGTGTAAGATCTCTGGGGAGGTGATGAACGAGAACAACCCGCCCATGATGCTGCCCAACGGATACGTCTACGGCTACAAC TCCCTGCTGTCCATCCGCCAGGACGACAAAGTGGTCTGTCCCAGAACCAAAGAGGTGTTCAGCTTCTCTCAGGCAGAGAAGGTCTACATCATGTGA
- the LOC114139030 gene encoding heterogeneous nuclear ribonucleoprotein A0-like encodes MTDKLCKLFVGGLNVETTSDGLRAYFEQYGSLTDCVVVMNQQLGRSRCFGFITYSEPGEADAAMAAKPHVVEGNNVELKRAIAREDANNPDILANVKKIFVGGVKDHIEAENLTEYFSQFGAVEKSEIISDKQTGRKRGFGFVYFTDTDSATKAALTKYHTINGNKVEVKKALSKQEITTGGRGGRGRGRGMQNFGGGRGGGYGGGYGGGYGGGYGGNYGSGYGYGGGYNNDSGGGYGGYGGYNEYDSQMGGGYSNGDFGEGYGQQQSSYGAMKGGSYSYRSGAPYRGGGGGGAGRGGGFGGGY; translated from the coding sequence ATGACGGACAAATTGTGCAAGCTTTTTGTTGGAGGGCTGAACGTGGAGACCACCAGCGATGGCCTCCGTGCGTATTTCGAGCAGTACGGCTCTCTGACGGACTGTGTCGTGGTTATGAACCAGCAGCTCGGAAGGTCCCGCTGCTTCGGTTTCATCACCTACTCTGAGCCCGGGGAGGCCGACGCTGCAATGGCGGCTAAGCCACATGTCGTCGAAGGCAACAACGTGGAGCTGAAGAGGGCCATAGCCCGAGAGGACGCCAACAACCCGGACATCCTCGCCAACGTCAAGAAAATCTTCGTCGGCGGAGTGAAGGACCACATCGAGGCGGAGAACCTGACCGAGTACTTCTCGCAGTTTGGCGCAGTGGAGAAGTCTGAGATCATCTCCGACAAGCAGACCGGCAGGAAGAGAGGCTTCGGCTTCGTCTACTTCACGGACACCGACTCGGCCACCAAAGCGGCGCTGACCAAATACCACACCATCAACGGGAACAAGGTGGAGGTGAAGAAAGCCCTCAGCAAGCAGGAGATCACCACCGGCGGCCGCGGAGGAAGAGGCCGGGGGAGAGGAATGCAGAACTTCGGCGGcgggagaggaggaggataTGGAGGCGGTTATGGCGGCGGCTACGGCGGGGGTTACGGCGGGAATTACGGAAGTGGCTACGGCTATGGCGGCGGCTACAACAACGATAGCGGCGGCGGCTACGGAGGCTATGGCGGCTACAACGAGTACGACAGCCAGATGGGGGGAGGCTACAGCAACGGGGACTTCGGGGAGGGCTACGGACAGCAGCAGTCGAGCTACGGCGCGATGAAGGGGGGCAGCTACTCCTACCGGAGCGGGGCTCCGTACCGGGGCGGTGGGGGAGGCGGCGCCGGCAGAGGCGGCGGCTTCGGAGGAGGTTATTAG
- the LOC114139032 gene encoding heterogeneous nuclear ribonucleoprotein A0-like, which produces MSDQLCKLFVGGLNVDTDDDGLRKHFEQYGALTDCVVVVNKQLQRSRCFGFVTYSTPEEADAAMAARPHTVDGNSVEVKRAVAREDANKPEALAKVKKIFIGGLKDDIEEQHLTDYFSQYGLVEKSEVISEKETGKKRGFGFVYFTDHDSADKAVVVKFHTVNGHKVEVKKALTKQEMQAASRNTMAPRGRPGRGMRGNQNGYGGREYGGSYNYGNGGGGGYNCGGYGGYGGPYGGGYGDQGSGYGGGNGYNDFGSGYGQQSSGYGPMKGPPFGGQRSAAPYARGGGGGGYPRGGYGGGGY; this is translated from the coding sequence ATGAGTGACCAGCTCTGTAAGCTCTTCGTCGGCGGACTGAACGTGGACACCGACGACGATGGCCTCCGCAAGCACTTCGAGCAGTACGGGGCCCTGACCGACTGCGTGGTCGTCGTGAACAAGCAGCTGCAGCGCTCCCGCTGCTTCGGCTTTGTTACCTACTCCACACCGGAGGAGGCCGACGCCGCCATGGCTGCTAGGCCGCACACCGTCGACGGCAACTCGGTGGAGGTAAAGCGAGCAGTGGCCAGAGAAGACGCAAACAAGCCCGAAGCTTTGGCTAAAGTGAAGAAAATCTTCATCGGTGGGCTGAAAGACGACATTGAAGAGCAGCATTTGACCGACTACTTCTCGCAGTACGGCCTGGTGGAGAAGTCTGAAGTCATCTCCGAGAAGGAGACGGGGAAGAAGAGGGGCTTCGGATTCGTGTACTTCACCGACCATGACTCTGCAGATAAGGCCGTGGTGGTGAAGTTTCACACCGTTAATGGACACAAAGTGGAGGTGAAGAAAGCCCTGACTAAACAAGAAATGCAGGCTGCGAGCAGGAACACAATGGCGCCGAGAGGCAGACCGGGCCGCGGCATGAGAGGAAATCAAAATGGCTACGGAGGCAGGGAATATGGCGGAAGCTACAACTACGGAAATGGCGGCGGTGGCGGCTACAACTGTGGCGGCTACGGAGGGTACGGTGGACCGTACGGAGGCGGCTATGGCGACCAGGGAAGCGGCTACGGTGGCGGCAACGGCTACAACGACTTTGGCAGCGGCTACGGCCAGCAGTCCTCTGGCTACGGTCCCATGAAGGGGCCGCCTTTCGGGGGCCAGCGGAGCGCGGCTCCCTACGCCAGAGGCGGCGGTGGTGGCGGATACCCCAGGGGGGGCTACGGCGGCGGCGGCTACTGA